Below is a genomic region from Medicago truncatula cultivar Jemalong A17 chromosome 3, MtrunA17r5.0-ANR, whole genome shotgun sequence.
TATGGAGATAATGTGGCATCTTCATGCGTGGGGGACAAGCAAGAGGAAAAGTGTAGCATTCCATACTCAATACTTTTCTTGCATGAGGAGGAGGACACACACTAGACTATTCTTTCCTTCACTGTTTATACTTTTTCTTTAGTGGTTTTAGAATAACTTCAATCAAACATATAAAGATACTGCTACATTTAGTGCAGGTCAATCATGCATTGGTTAAAGTATTATTAATAAACCAGAAATAAaccataaaataaagaaaactctGTGGTATCTATAAGGAAAAAGTGCATCTGTGATTCTCAGCTGAGCTAAGCTAACTAGCAGGAAGGGTGTTTGCATCTTGAGAAGTCTGCTAAGAAATCAGGTATGCatgtaataattattattaggttaaatacaaaatttagtccctaaattcaaaatttagatATTTGGTCCCATGTTTTACACAATATTGGAGGTCTGGTCCTAACCCGCATTTTTTGGGCAAAAGGGGCGGTTTttggccaatttttttttttaattttatgaattttctcttcaattttctCTTCTCACATGCCAACTTTTCGAAAATATCCTCGTTCTGATTGTATAATATGAATTTCTTTTTGAAcgtttttagattatataatctgacgaaaaaaaacagaattttaaaatatatgattccaaaaataaaatctaaaaccTCTAATACTTCTTCATAAGAGggtcaaaatagcttattttccTAAAGATAGAAggcaaaattttgaatttttttattagggggccgaaatcgcaacattttaaatGTTAAGAGGTCAAAAATGCACTtaaacctattaaaaaaaacattaaatatggGGTAGAAAAATCTTTTAAACAATATCTACATCTTAAAAGTTGTGATACACCGTTATCCTTTTAagaacctatttgaaacttaaaaacttaaaaacttaaaaattaatcaaacagatgcattaaattaaaaatttaaaaacctattaaaaacttaaaaaacttaaagaattaagttgatatttttgtcaaacataAAAGGATAAAAGAGCTATTTGACCTTTCtatcttataaataagaccatatttttttttttaaaatttccttATATACAGGATCTGAGGGGGAGTACATCATTATAGTGACATGCACATACAACTCATATAGATGTAGCAACCATGTCATcttttttactttattaaactagttacaaacccgtgcgatcaataacgtattcgataaaaaaaatctttgaaagaagagatgttaaaacgacggaacattgtgattcatcataaaatatgtatggactgattaagagagcatataatcagtttatgagattagaaattgacataatatttaggatgaaaacaatttgaaccaataaaggaactaatgatgtgtgaatttacatattatccaaaattataaaaaagaatgttgTTGTTATAAAGTTAcgaaaaaatgattgatacccatatttacatcaaatgaaatcgagcaaagaagtagcatcggtgagtgaagataatctagtctaagattagagttaaggtgataTGCTGAAAGTGCGGAttatgaacaccaaatctttatttggaaacgacttgaacgtgcatacttttaggtggcttctctagatcaaaaattaacttatcacctacctctaacatatgttctcggcaaaatttgaaccattggctgcctaaatattttttgtaacttatcaagcgacacttataccttttttgagcttgtttgtcaATGCgtgtgattgttttccgtgttccttttagaaaagtcattgatatctcatttgagaagtgcTAGGTATAAAACAAgcagtgttaattagaagttatatatatgtacatttctaaaacatttaccaaaacattataaagatttactataggaaaagagcatgttttattttttttcttcaagagattatgaaaacaacattacaattaacatgatactaattggaaccaatgaaggaaccaacaatgtgcagattaacgttacataatagttaggtttataaaagagattgcaagtttcatagactaaccaaaaagggatttttgccaatatttacaccagacaaaatgaaaagaacaaatgacatctcaaagtcaagatagtttacgactacagtccaaagcgatacgtcaaaatagtagaagttcaaatagttcaacaacaaatatctactttggaacaactcgaatttgcaagtttttctgtgacttttcgagatcaaagatgagctccaccttcttccatcactcgttatctgcagaaattgaaccacttCCCACCCAAGTAATTTTCATAGCTTGCCCTATCGCGGTAAAGAGGTGACAGTTATACTGTCTCTAagtctggtcatcaatgagagtgattgttttgcgctttcctttcaaAATTGTTCTTGACACGTCGTTTGAGAAATGCTAAACATGAAAATAACTGGAATATcagtctaatgcatatttacatggataagatgtatgcgaatatagttacatattatttataaaataaaggtagcataactgattttaagctaaagaaaatgtagcatgacttctaatttatcttcctataaagtctagataaatgcatgcatgtacattaTATTTACCctgttgaccaattaacattgttgaaacaaatggaaattaagcatcacttctgcatgtgcatatatagttagcaccatttgacattgatgtcttcgaacatttggtgcaactctcataatacaatccaaactggttaggattgaatttggttgttttccaaatagtgatgcagtatgtttcctaacacaaattatgcacatgaaataaagaataatgcaatatgtatttttaatttgtgcataaaaaaactcaaagcatgtttgtgcataaaaaagtagacattgactaagtttataaattcagcaattggcctaacctgagacagtttgcaaaaatcgttgtacgaagtacgttgagaagaagtcgaactctgacttaagttctaactgaagctttaactctgagcttgagaagtgttaaggttatgacaacaattcaagaaacattgTCAAAAAACAACCAAATCGGATTGTGAactaataagttactctaacactatattgtgaaatcataatgcaaatttactcagtcttaaacttctcaacaaccggatgatgtaggttgacGAGCAGCCttgaacctgaccaattgttacatatatttgggttgccattgactacaaaatggaagcaaagaactcaaaGTAAaaagatggtaaatgataaagctacggagtatttttcccatagtgttacatcaattatattcccactacataaggaaagacatctttcgcgtcattatcaaacttatacaaaatcctatcatctgatgctgacaaaatagaaaataataccatttctatttaacaatgtttagtttatttgaaaaagaaaaagatatgcatattttgttacgatataaaggtgcaatatatatatatatatatataaaagataagtataatttttttaggcatctatatcgtttttgaagaaaagacatctacaattttacttttaattaaaatcaaaattttataaaaattacacgcattagtgtaacaaaaaaacagacacacataacGTATTATTCTAAAACTAATATGTGTGTctgtatatttgcgaggttgaagaaagaaaataaaaatattttgtatcattaaatgatagcgtgaatataaatatttgtgaggttgttatgattaaacgatatttaaattaaatatataagtgataaaaagataataaaatttctttgaaaaaaaggtaataaaattaaatggaacctccttaaaaaaattaaatggaacagctaaaaaaaaattaaatggaagaaaataacatattgaaatataatattagaaaataaaataaaaggttcccaacgtgaattgaagagagatgcttgtgaaataaattgtcgagaagtagttttttgaagtagcattcaacaacttttgggcaaatcttattcaattcaattttatgcattaaaaaaagtaccttttttagtaagtacttaattgatattgtacttgacctaacttctccttaaaaatgtatagAAGTTcaaaaaaaccgggtcaaacggtatcttaatcttcAACAACGGCAGTGAaaaagcaactgaatttgggagaaaaaaaattagaaaatagttaaacataaatttttttttggaaaatagtcaaaagtttttaaaaaaatatgaaaattagaaaatagttaaaaaaaatcggtgaggtagcactcaaccaagcaatactaaaaaaaattatatgcattagcgtaacaaaaaaatagaaagacggacataaaatgttactttaaacgttaatgtgtgtgtgtatatattcgcgaggttgaagaaaggaaataaaaatatttggtatcattaaatgacagcgtgaataaaaatatttgtgaggttgtgatgattaaacaatattgaaattaaatatataagtgataaaaagataataaaattcttttaaaaaaaagataataaaattaaatggaacggttataaaaataaaatgaaacaaagttaaatgaaaagaaaacatattgaaatataatattaaaaaataaaagaaaaggttcccagtgtgagtgagttgaaaagaggtgtgtgtgaaatatattgtcgagaaatagttttttaaagtagcattcaacaacttttggccaaagctcattccattcaattttatgcattaaaacaAGTTCTCTTTCTAGTAAgtattaattgatattgtgtttgacctaacatCTCCTTAAAAAGgtagagaagtaaaaaaaacgggtcaaacggtatcttaatctcccacaacggcagtgtagaagcaactgaatttgggagaaaaaattgaaaaataattaaaattaaaaaaattggaaaatagttaaaagtttttaaaaatataaaaattgacaaatagttaaaaaaaactaaaaaaattatatgcatcagcgtaacaaaaacacagacaaacataaaatattgttttactttATTGGTATCCACGTTGATATTGTTTATAATTGCTACCCACGTTGATATTGATTGCTACTTTTGCTCTTGTTTATAATTGCTACCCACATTTGATATTGATTGCTTGATTATTTTGCACCAcacatcaagtattttattggtATGATTTTCAAAGAATTCACAACATTCTTTAATGTTAGATTTTGCGTGTgtcaaactttgatttttttcctcATAATCTAACAACTAAACAACCCTAACTATTCACATGTTTGATAAATATTTGACTAACTATGCACATGATTGTATTGTTAGGCTTCCTTTAATTTGATGGCAGAAAACGTTATCTCCATTGTTGCTAAACTTGCTGAATGTTTGGCTGAATGTTTAGTTAAACCTGTAATACGCGAAGGAAAATACTTTCTCTGTGTTAATAAAGTCATCAGAGATCTCGAAAATGAGAGGGAGGATCTGATTTCTGAACGAGATAACTTGTTGTGTCGAGTTAAACAAGCCAAAGAAAGAACTGAAATTATTGAGAAGCCCGTGGAAAAGTGGCTAGATGAAGTGAAGAGTCTGTTAGAAGAGGTGGAAGCATTGAAACAAAGGATGAGAACAAACACCAGGTGCTTTCAAAGAGATTTTCCAACATGGAGAAGATATCGTTTGAGCAAGCAAATGGTAAAGAAGGCACAGGCAATGGAAAGATTAAAAGGAAAAAGCAATATTCAACCATTTTCTCACTTAGCTCCTCTTCCAGGCATTCAATACCAGTACTCCTCCGAAAATTTTACATGCTTCCAATCTACAAAGGTGGCATACAATCAGCTGTTGGAGTTACTACGTGACGATTGCATCCATATGATAGGAGTGTATGGAATGGGTGGATGTGGGAAAACAACTCTTGCAACTGAAGTTGGTAAGAAGGCTGAGGAATCAAATATGTTCGATAAGGTTATCTTAATCACAGTGTCTCAAACTCCAAACGTTAGAAAAATTCAAGGAAAAATGGCAGCTTTGTTAAACTTGAAACTcagtgaagaagatgaagacgaAAGAGCACAACGTTTGTGGTTGagtctgaaagaaaaaaaaacgaattCTTGTCATAGTAGACGATTTGTGGAAAAAGTTTAATCTGACGAGTATAGGGATTCGCATAGATAGTGTTAATAAGGGAGCATGGAAAATCCTTGTAACCACTCGTAATCGGCAAGTATGCACTTCAATGAactgtcaaaaaattattaatctgGGGCTCTTATCTGAAAACGAATCTTGGACTTTGTTCCAAAAGCATGCAGATATTACTGATGAATTCTCTAAATCATTGGGTGGTGTGCCACATGAACTCTGCAATAAATGTAAAGGACTGCCTCTAGCAATTGTAACTGTGGCGTCTTCCTTAAAAGGGAAACACAAAAGTGAGTGGGATGTTGCACTATATAAGTTGAGGAATTCAGCGGAATTCGATGATCACGATGAAGGAGTGAGAGATGCTTTAAGTTGTCTTGAACTAAGCTATACATATTTACAAAACAAGGAAGCAGAGTTGCTCTTTTTGATGTGTTCTATGTTTCCAGAAGATTACAACATATCAATAGAAGATTTAATCATATATGCAATTGGACTGGGTGTGGGAGGAAGACATCCACTGAAGATATCAAGGATTTTGATTCAAGTTGCCATAGACAAACTTGTAGAATCTTGTTTGCTGATGCCTGCTGAAGACATGGAATGTGTGAAGATGCATGACTTGGTTCGCGAAGTGGCCTTATGGATAGCAAAGAGGTCAGAGGATCGCAAAATTTTGGTAAATGTTGACAAACCTCTCAACACCTTGGCAGGGGACGATAGtatacaaaattattttgcGGTATCATCATGGTGGGAAAATGAAAATCCAATTATTGGTCCATTGCAAGCTGCAAAAGTTCAAATGTTGTTGCTACACATAAATACCAGTATATCACAAAGTTCCTTTGTATTATCAAATTTAACATTTGAAGGAATTGATGGACTCAAGGTTTTTTCTTTAACCAATGATTCCTATCATGATGTACTATTCTTCTCATTGCCTCCATCAGTCCAATTTTTAACAAATGTTCGAACTCTGCGCTTGAATGGGTTGAAGTTAGATGACATTTCTTTTGTAGCAAAGTTAACAATGCTTGAGGTTCTTCTCTTGCGACGTTGTAAGTTCAATGAACTTCCTTATGAAATGGGAAATCTCACAAGGCTGAAGCTACTAGATTTATCAGGAAgtgatatatttgaaaaaaccTACAATGGAGCATTAAGGAGATGTTCACAACTAGAAGTGTTTTACTTCACAGGAGCATCTGCTGATGAGTTGGTTGCTGAGATGGTTGTGGATGTTGCTGCTCTATCAAACTTGCAGTGTTTTTCAATACATGATTTTCAGCTTCCacgttattttattaaatggacAAGATCTCTATGCTtacataattttaatatttgcaAATTAAAAGAATCCAAAGGGAATATCCTACAAAAAGCTGAAAGTGTTGCTTTTCAATGCCTCCATGGAGGATGTAAAAATATCATCCCAGACATGGTTGAAGTTGTGGGAGGTATGAATGATTTAACTTCTCTATGGCTTGAAACTTGCGAAGAGATAGAATGCATCTTCGATATAACCTCTAATGCCAAGATAGATGATTTGATTCCGAAGTTTGTCGAGTTAGAACTCATTGACATGGATAACTTGACAGGATTGTGTCAAGGTCCACCACTACAAGTGCTATGCTTCTTTCAGAAACTAGAAAAACTTGTAATTCAGCGGTGCATTAAGATTCACATCACATTTCCACGGGAATGTAACTTGCAGAATCTCAAGATCCTCATCTTATTCTCATGCAAGTCTGGTGAAGTACTCTTCCCGACATCTGTTGCTCAAAGTCTGCAAAAATTAGAAGAGCTGCGCATACGTGAATGTCGTGAATTGAAGCTTATAATTGCGGCCAGTGGAAGAGAGCATGATGGTTGTAACACAAGAGAGGATATAGTTCCAGATCAAATGAATTCTCATTTTCTCATGCCTAGTCTAAGGAGAGTTATGATTAGTGATTGTCCGTTGTTAAAGTCGATATTCCCATTCTGTTATGTGGAAGGACTTTCACGGCTACAATCGATATATATAATAGGCGTTCCTGAGctgaaatatatatttggtGAATGTGATCATGAACATCATTCTTCTCACAAATACCACAACCACATCATGCTTCCTCAACTGAAAGTACTCAATCTCGAATTCCTTCACAATTTATTGGGATATGTCCCGAATACTGTCTTGCAAAGTGGCCATCTCACTCTTTAAAGGCTCTTGTTGTGAACGATTGTCCCAAATTGGCTTTGTCATGGATCTTTGTGATGATACGCTCTGATCATAGTCAAAATGAAGTATGTTCTATTTTGCAGAagcataatttatttaatttcccAAATATGCTTTATAATTTCATCAACCTTTTTCATTTTCAGAACTTGCCCCTAAAACTGGACTTGGAATTATATGATTTGCCTCAGTTGAACTCCATATCATGGTTGGGTCCTACAACTCCAAGACAGACTCAGAGTCTCCAATGTCTCAAGCATTTACAAGTTTTACGTTGTGAAAATCTGAAATCTCTATTCTCCATGGAGGAATCTAGAAGTCTACCAGAGTTGATGTCCATTGAAATTGGCGACTGCCAAGAATTGCAACACATCGTTTTAGCAAATGAAGAACTTGCGCTGCTGCCCAATGCCGAAGTGTATTTTCCAAAGCTAACAGATGTAGTAGTCGGAGGCTGCAACAAGTTGAAAAGCCTTTTCCCTGTTTCTATGAGGAAAATGCTTCCAAAATTAAGCAGTCTTGAAATAAGAAACTCAGATCAAATTGAAGAGGTTTTTAAACATGATGGTGGAGACAGAACTATTGATGAAATGGAAGTTATTCTTCCAAACTTGACAGAGATAAGACTATATTGTTTGCCGAATTTTTTTGATATCTGCCAGGGTTATAAGTTACAGGCTGTGAAACTTGGACGACTCGAAATTGATGAATGCCCCAAAGTTTCTCAAAGTTTGAATGCAATTCAGGTGACATAAAAGAGCTTTTATTTGCACAATCAGTAAAGAAtccaaatacatttttattttaattttgaaagataaatgttactaaaattttgaatatattgTTGATAAAGGTGGCATTAGAAGATGGCAGTTCTTAAATTGGTTCTTTGAGGAATCAAGTTGTTCAGGTAATGTACTAATTATCTTGTAACTTGCACATATATATGTTAATGTGAAACTATGTAAAAGACCTAGGGTGTTTTTGGTTAaccccaaaaaagagcttttagcttttaacttatagcttataagctcgtttaacaaaaaaagttctgtttggtaacactttttcaccatgagattatagcttatttcacgagcttataagctatttttcagaagctattccaagtagcttttgagctta
It encodes:
- the LOC112420165 gene encoding putative disease resistance protein At5g05400, with protein sequence MAENVISIVAKLAECLAECLVKPVIREGKYFLCVNKVIRDLENEREDLISERDNLLCRVKQAKERTEIIEKPVEKWLDEVKSLLEEVEALKQRMRTNTRCFQRDFPTWRRYRLSKQMVKKAQAMERLKGKSNIQPFSHLAPLPGIQYQYSSENFTCFQSTKVAYNQLLELLRDDCIHMIGVYGMGGCGKTTLATEVGKKAEESNMFDKVILITVSQTPNVRKIQGKMAALLNLKLSEEDEDERAQRLWLSLKEKKTNSCHSRRFVEKV
- the LOC11443539 gene encoding probable disease resistance protein At4g27220, which codes for MNCQKIINLGLLSENESWTLFQKHADITDEFSKSLGGVPHELCNKCKGLPLAIVTVASSLKGKHKSEWDVALYKLRNSAEFDDHDEGVRDALSCLELSYTYLQNKEAELLFLMCSMFPEDYNISIEDLIIYAIGLGVGGRHPLKISRILIQVAIDKLVESCLLMPAEDMECVKMHDLVREVALWIAKRSEDRKILVNVDKPLNTLAGDDSIQNYFAVSSWWENENPIIGPLQAAKVQMLLLHINTSISQSSFVLSNLTFEGIDGLKVFSLTNDSYHDVLFFSLPPSVQFLTNVRTLRLNGLKLDDISFVAKLTMLEVLLLRRCKFNELPYEMGNLTRLKLLDLSGSDIFEKTYNGALRRCSQLEVFYFTGASADELVAEMVVDVAALSNLQCFSIHDFQLPRYFIKWTRSLCLHNFNICKLKESKGNILQKAESVAFQCLHGGCKNIIPDMVEVVGGMNDLTSLWLETCEEIECIFDITSNAKIDDLIPKFVELELIDMDNLTGLCQGPPLQVLCFFQKLEKLVIQRCIKIHITFPRECNLQNLKILILFSCKSGEVLFPTSVAQSLQKLEELRIRECRELKLIIAASGREHDGCNTREDIVPDQMNSHFLMPSLRRVMISDCPLLNTQSRIPSQFIGICPEYCLAKWPSHSLKALVVNDCPKLALSWIFVMIRSDHSQNENLPLKLDLELYDLPQLNSISWLGPTTPRQTQSLQCLKHLQVLRCENLKSLFSMEESRSLPELMSIEIGDCQELQHIVLANEELALLPNAEVYFPKLTDVVVGGCNKLKSLFPVSMRKMLPKLSSLEIRNSDQIEEVFKHDGGDRTIDEMEVILPNLTEIRLYCLPNFFDICQGYKLQAVKLGRLEIDECPKVSQSLNAIQVALEDGSS